Proteins from a genomic interval of Lolium perenne isolate Kyuss_39 chromosome 1, Kyuss_2.0, whole genome shotgun sequence:
- the LOC127327766 gene encoding sister chromatid cohesion 1 protein 1 → MFYSHQLLARKAPLGQIWMAATLHAKINRKRLDKLDIIKICEEILNPSVPMALRLSGILMGGVVIVYQRKVKLLFDDVSRLLVEINQAWKIRPAVDRTVLPKGKSQAKYEAVTLPENVIDMEVEQPMLFTDSDTAKFRGMRLEDLDEQYFNVNLDDDNLSRAERHHQADPVNITLVDNFESGLAENDIFNRFERFDIADDDTTVHISPEEHPQAPSTLIPSPPRQEEPPQQQEQFHAAPSPFREEPQQGDFLNEQKERKLKGKQPARSSKRKARVPGPEVTVDTQTMISGNIYQTWLKDPSSLVSKRRRVSSKINFIQETKIGDRMNLPPVGLMSCSENSPGFYYPKQLMQLWKECTETKSSKPSSSGEKTSSSQEQQPRNSPPQPQEEYQNEMGAQPMDFTDGIEKIRVNKTGEFENGFDHSVTPGSPGLSHRSASSSGGSRRGEFLPLDPEIPLQPGGGRSKRRQLSSGRSLGNLDPVEEEFPLEQELRDFKLRRLSNIGPTPDLLEETEPTQTPNQKKSTPPDEITESIHTYFKLHFDGPSAPQSESLSHLTVGMNTAQAARLFYQACVLATLDRVKVTQVEPYGPILISRGPNM, encoded by the exons ATGTTCTACTCGCACCAGCTCCTCGCGCGGAAGGCGCCGCTCGGCCAGATATG GATGGCGGCGACGCTCCACGCGAAGATCAACCGCAAGCGGCTCGACAAGCTCGACATCATCAAAATCTG CGAGGAGATCCTCAACCCGTCGGTGCCCATGGCGCTCAGGCTCTCCGGGATCCTCATGG GTGGCGTGGTGATCGTGTACCAGAGGAAGGTGAAGCTCCTCTTCG ATGATGTGTCCCGGCTCCTG GTTGAGATCAACCAGGCGTGGAAGATCAGGCCGGCCGTGGACCGCACGGTGCTCCCCAAGGGGAAGTCGCAGGCCAA ATATGAAGCAGTGACACTGCCAGAGAACGTGattgatatggaggtggagcagcCCATGCTTTTCACAGATTCTGATACTGCCAAGTTCCGGGGAATG CGTCTGGAGGATTTGGATGAACAGTATTTTAATGTCAACCTAGATGATGATAACTTATCCCGCGCCGAGCGTCATCACCAAG CTGATCCAGTCAACATTACCCTTGTCGATAACTTTGAGTCTGGGCTTGCTGAAAATGATATCTTCAATCGTTTTGAGAG GTTTGACATCGCAGATGATGACACGACAGTCCATATTTCGCCCGAGGAACACCCACAGGCACCAAGTACACTAATTCCCTCTCCACCAAGACAGGAAGAACCTCCTCAACAACAGGAACAGTTTCATGCTGCCCCTTCCCCCTTCCGTGAAGAACCTCAACAAG GGGATTTTTTGAACGAGCAAAAGGAGCGGAAGCTGAAG GGAAAACAACCAGCTAGATCATCAAAGAGAAAAGCACGCGTGCCGGGCCCTGAAGTGACTGTGGATACCCAGACAATGATCTCAGGAAATATATATCAGACATGGTTGAAGGACCCGTCAAGCCTTGTCTCTAAAAGGCGCCGAGTCAGCAGT AAAATCAATTTTATTCAGGAAACCAAGATAGGCGACCGCATGAACTTGCCCCCGGTTGGCTTAATGTCTTGCTCAGAGAACTCACCAGGATTCTATTACCCTAAGCAGCTTATGCAGCTCTGGAAGGAATGCACTGAAACCAAGTCCTCAAAACCCTCTTCTTCAG GAGAGAAAACATCATCATCACAAGAGCAGCAGCCAAGAAACTCGCCACCTCAG CCTCAAGAAGAATATCAGAATGAAATGGGAGCTCAACCAATGGACTTCACAGATGGCATTGAAAAGATCAGAGTAAACAAGACTGGGGAATTTGAAAACGGTTTTGACCATAGTGTTACACCGGGAAGTCCTG GGTTAAGTCACAGGTCCGCGTCAAGCTCTGGTGGCTCTAGAAGGGGGGAATTTCTTCCGTTGGATCCAGAAATACCTTTGCAACCTGGAGGTGGAAG GTCCAAGAGGAGGCAGCTTTCATCTGGAAGAAGCTTGGGAAACCTTGATCCAGTTGAAGAGGAATTCCCGCTGGAGCAAGAATTGAGGGACTTCAAGCTGAGAAGGCTTTCAAATATTGGACCAACTCCTG ATCTTCTGGAAGAAACCGAACCAACCCAAACTCCGAATCAGAAGAAATCCACTCCTCCTGATGAGATCACCGAATCAATACACAC GTACTTCAAGCTACACTTTGATGGCCCGAGTGCCCCACAGTCGGAATCCCTAAGCCATCTGACTGTTGGGATGAATACAGCACAGGCTGCCCGGCTGTTCTATCAAGCATGTG TTTTGGCGACTCTGGATCGCGTCAAGGTCACGCAGGTGGAGCCTTACGGCCCCATCCTGATCTCGAGAGGGCCAAACATGTGA